One genomic region from Vibrio sp. SCSIO 43137 encodes:
- the pdxH gene encoding pyridoxamine 5'-phosphate oxidase, giving the protein MDLSDIRREYLKGGLRRKDLQENPVDQFNLWLQQAVDAGLTDPTAMTVATVDEHGQPFQRIVLLKDVDDSGFVFYTNLASRKAQQIEHNSKVSIHFPWHPIERQVHITGTAEKLSAIENMKYFSSRPKESQIAAWASKQSSRLSARGLLEGKYLELKKKFEKGEIPVPSFWGGYRIKVESIEFWQGGEHRLHDRFIFTRGESGWDVERLAP; this is encoded by the coding sequence ATGGATCTGTCCGATATCCGCAGAGAGTATTTAAAAGGCGGCTTACGCCGTAAGGATTTGCAGGAGAACCCTGTTGATCAGTTTAATCTCTGGCTGCAACAGGCTGTTGATGCCGGTTTAACTGACCCTACTGCGATGACCGTTGCTACCGTGGATGAACATGGTCAGCCGTTTCAGCGCATTGTTCTGCTAAAAGATGTGGATGATAGCGGGTTTGTTTTTTATACCAATCTGGCCAGCAGAAAAGCTCAGCAGATTGAGCATAACTCAAAAGTAAGTATTCACTTCCCATGGCATCCGATAGAACGTCAGGTTCATATTACCGGTACGGCTGAAAAGTTATCAGCAATAGAAAATATGAAATATTTCTCCTCCCGCCCGAAAGAGAGCCAGATTGCGGCGTGGGCAAGTAAGCAGAGTAGCCGCCTGTCAGCTCGTGGCTTGCTGGAAGGGAAGTACCTTGAGCTGAAAAAGAAATTTGAGAAAGGCGAAATTCCGGTTCCTTCGTTCTGGGGTGGGTACCGTATAAAGGTCGAATCCATCGAGTTTTGGCAGGGTGGTGAGCACCGCCTACATGACAGATTTATCTTTACCCGCGGTGAAAGTGGCTGGGATGTAGAAAGGCTGGCTCCTTAA